A region of the Anolis carolinensis isolate JA03-04 chromosome 1, rAnoCar3.1.pri, whole genome shotgun sequence genome:
tagctgtgtactaatcttgttgtgtatctaaggaagaggaggagcgggggggaggagggggaagcaaaatgaaAGCGGTCAAAACTGACTTCTCATTTTCCTGAATTATTTTGGTTAAGGAGAGACAGGTACATGCATAGAGGGCATGCATCTTTTTGGTCAGGGCGTCTTGCTATACTTAGAGGTTTCTAGGAATAGGAAATCCCATCTGTGCTGTTTACTTAGTGAGAGATGTGGAATCGTGTAGTTCCATAACAACCAAAGGGCGCACATTCTAGATAAAACTTGTGGTGATACTGAACACTAGTGTTAGATGTCCCTGCCAGAAAAAAAGGGATCTTGAACTGCAAATGTAGTGAATAATATGTTTCCTGGCATCTCAGTCTGGGATATATTATCTTGCCAACAGATAACAATTTCCTCTCCATTGGGCTTCTTTCATTCCCTCTTTTCTCAGGCTAAGCACTGTAGGAGGAAATGATTTTGGCCTCTTTACCGACATACCACTTAGTACTTTCTGAATGATACCCAACTTCCCCTCTAGGAAGCCCTTTTCCCCAATggctcagaagaagaaaaaatgcacCAAGCCATTTATCCACAAATGGGATGAAGAAGGGGTTCATAAACAATATGGACCAATCTACCTGACTTCCACCCTTCAGTCAAGAAGCATACTCTGCCATGGACCTCTGCCAGGCAAACTAATGAATGAGCAAGATAGTTTGCTGTGTGGGCATTAACCAATTCTACCCCCCATCTGACACCATTGCAATGCATATGGCTCCTTAATGTAGAACAAATTCTTGTAATAAAATGAGGAGACAACCTTAAATCACAGTTAGTGCAGTCAGTGTTTCTCTGCTGCAGCTAAAGGTCATCAATATTGCATGTGTTGTACTGGGGGCAGAAGAGGACTTTCAGAGCCTACTTTAGCATCTAATTTCAAGGATGAGGTTTTATGACTGGAGAGAGTCTGATCAGCCCTGAAACCAAACTAAACACCTGATTTGTGATATGTACAAAACCAATAAGCTTTTAGATGTATCATTATAGCCATGCAAGCTAAACTGGAGTGAGTTTGGGTTTGCTAGGGGGAAGTTATACAGTAtagctggataagtgaaaatgttggataataaggagggattaagggaaagcctattaaacatcaaattacattatgtttttacaaattaagcactaaaacatcatgttttacaacaagtctgccacttttttggaacgtggctgcacttgtgttgttgttgggcgtgttggtctgctgcgcattgctgcctagagaaacagctgtggatctgggcgggaggcagactgcattggataatacagaacgttggatgagcgaaggttggataagcaagactctactgtacatacaggatgagcatcccttatctgggaacagaagtgttttagattttggattttggaatacctgttttTGCACATACATAAAGaactatcttggagatgggaccagagtctaacatgaaattcatttctgtttcaaatAGACACCTAATCTGAAGATaactttatacacaatatttaataattttgtggatGAAACAAAGTGTATATACTTTCTGTGAATGAAACTTTTGTGGATGAAACAAAGTTGATATTAGAAAACAAagattgctttgcaccttggcctggatcttttgacccaaatcgggattttaatattattgtgtatattgacttttatgactgtttttaatcatgtttaagttttactgctcggtttaatgttttatctgatttgtgctgtcgtgtctgggcatggccccatgtaagccgccccgagtccctccggggagatggggcgggatataagaataaaattattattattattattattaaagatggCAGTATCTCAACCAACCATGTGGGCTATTTTGAAGTATTTAGGAATTCTATATAAGGGATGTTCAATCTGTATAGCTTAACTGTGGAAACATTTGTACATATAATGACAAGCACAGGTATTCTTGACACTAAATCACAAATGGTCTGTATTTAGAAATGAGGATTCATAAACATTACTCTTTTTTGTACTATAATGCTCAGGATTCTTTATTCTGGGAATTCTAATCCAAAGAGTAACTTCTGAGTTTTATGCCCTCTCTCCTTCAATAGTGCCTTTGGTCAgaccaggggtgcatctacactgtacaattaatgtgatttgacacaactttatttattcatttattacaacatttgtatcctgcccttctcacccaaaaggggactcagggcagcttagaataaaacacacgtatataaaaatataaaacacaatacaaatcaattaaaatagttaactaattaataAACTAATTAataactttaactgtcatggctcaaccctatggaatcttggtagttgtagtttggtgaggcaccagcattctttggcagccaAGACTAAAGATCATtaaaactccaaaaaaaaaacccctccattagttcattgaggcatggcagtttaagcaatatcaaactgcattaaggagCAAACTAACACATTCTCTTTAACTGGGTAATTCTCTTGGGCCTGTTCTTTTGTATTTTGAGGGAGggataagacattgtcttatgaCCCACCTGTTGTGCCCCAAGATCTCTCCAGTTGTCTGAGATTATAAAATGGCCTCAATCTTGGCACCAAAGGGAGaacatcattaaaaacacacTTTTTCTCCATAATGTAGATAGTATCATCAATTGTTTCAGGTTACTTTCTCCAGACAAAGTGGAGTCATAACAAGCACAAACAGAAACTCAAGTGTCCAGGTGACAACTAAACAGCTTTCTACTTGTGGGTGAACATTTGTGCCTTTCTGTCAGAAAAGGTGGAATATTACAACTTttcatttatgtgttttattctgAAAACTTTGGATCACTCGAGCAGCAGAATTTCTTCAAAGGAACAAAATGGCAACACAAAGAGATGTTCAACAATATGTTTTAATAGCTAttagaaatatacaatatttAGTGTTCTCTTCCTTCCTCATTTCCAAACAAAGGTGCAAGAGATGTACAGTTTCATTTCATAACTGTGAATCTTTTCTCTAAATGAGGGGTTGCTACCAAAACCAGAAGAAAACTTCTTCCACTTCAAAAGCCATCTGAAATTGTTTTGCAGCATGTGTCACTGCATTGTTTGGACACAAACATGTGAGTATGTTCCATACCCTCAAATTATCTTAGAGTTCTTTGCAGCCACTGTGTTTTGGAGAGTAGAGAGTGTCTCACTGTCTccttttattcacatttttaaaaatattaatgctATGTTGACATCTAATTTTCTTCTCTATCTTAAAATTAGAAATGTGAATTGCAAGTATTCTTAGGGAGCTATTTAGTGCCTCTGAGAATGTTATTAAAATGCAGCTGCCCTGCATATTTTTATGTGATCATGATGCCAACTTTAAAACATACATACTCATCCCTGTGGTATCTGAATGCTTTAAATATGCTAGGAATGTAGCTCAAAGTGCCTGACAGCTGCTGGTATTCTTTTTCTCCTTAATTCTAATTACTTGTATGCATACAGATTAGCCACATGTATGTGAATAATCTATCACTGGGAATGTTACCTCAGGGTTTGAAAGGCTTCACCTTAGTGCCAGACCCCTCCTTGGAGAAAATGTAAAAATGACATTACAGGTCTTCCACTTCTTATTAAGAGTTTTAGAGGTGAGCAGTCCTAAAAATGAACTTTTTCTTTTGATCATAATGGAGACTCAACTAGAAAggaacaaaatggaaaaaaatacttaAGAATATGACAATAGCTACAACAATATTACATACTTTGAAATTAACATATTTTATCACATAATAatcacactttttctctccattttgaATTCTTGAAGCCAAATGAGACCACATAGGCCTCTCCCGCCAATGCATGCGGGCGAGCAAAGCCTCTGCATCCTTCTTCAGATTCTGGAAGTCAACGCAAACCACATAGGCCTCCCTTGACCACATGCACCAGCAGGCAAAAGCTATGGGGCCTCCTTGGGCCACTGAAAGTTGAAGGAGGTAGCATAAGCCCCATAGCTCTTCCCAGCAGACACACAAACAGGTGAAGGTTCACCCACCAGAGCACCTGACAGATGAAGCTAGGAGGCCTCTCTTGTtgggtggctgccaagggaagCCTCCTAGTTCTTGAACCTTCACTCACCCATGTGCCTGCCCTTTGGGGCTATGGGAGCTGCTCCAAAGGGCAAGCATGCAGGcaggggtgcaactattatgcaaggaatagAAAAATACCCGAAGAGGGACCCCAAATCGCAATCTGGAAAGTAACTACTGGGATGAGCTCCTGGCAGCTGCCTTTAAACCCTCCCTATCCCAACCAGATTGAAGCCTAGGTCTTCATTCTGGTCAGTTTCTAATCAACTAATGAATTCGAACCACTGAATGCTGTTCTCATTCTCCTTTCCCAAGCTCTCCAAACATGGAACATGCTGGGGATGGGAGAACCAGTTGTTGGAGAACCTGGCAGTCCCAAGACTTTATTCCCACATATCCTATAACTGCCTCACTCGATAAGTCAGACAGGCTACtagagacattaaaaaaaaaaagcttaaaaTTTGTGATTTGCTAAGTGTATGTGATAGTAGTACATGAAGTCATAAAAATGGATTTAACAGGAAAAGCCAAACTGCACCTTAAGAGCGCTACTATGGTCTCCAGAACAGCAGGATTAGGGAGGAGCTTAAACCACCCCCTAAGATAAAGTAAGTTGAAGTTGAGCTCCCCTAAATGATCTGGAAAGAAATGGGACAATAATGGACtacatcaattttttaaaaaaactgagctCATCTTGAATCCTGTGCTACCAGTTAGTCCTGGTGACATCCAGTAAGTAACTTGTGCCTTTTGTCATTAGCACAACTTCactctttttaaagcaaaaaatgcCAAGATCTCTTAAAACAGAAGAATGTCTCATGACTTTCATAATGTATCCCAATAATATCTTCCAGAGTGGCCAAAACATGTGGCCTTCTATCAAAAAAGCTAGCAGAAAAATAGCAGAAGAGAGATGGAATGAACACACAAAATGTTCAGATTGTTTGTGGATAGCTCTTTTCCCATAATCAATAGCAAGGAACCTCAAGATTGCAGAGCAACGAGGGCAGAATCTGCTGTTCCCTCTGTATTTAGCTACTCACAGTACTTCCATATTTGAGCATGTTGTTTCATGTTGTCCTTAGAGAACTGATAGTATGCTGATGAGCATAAAATGCTAACAAATGGCACAATAATATCCAGTGTATGCTTAGCAAAGATTACATCTGtctgaaattaaaataattttgtcttTGATTCCAAAAGCACCCTcttgtaatgtgtgtgtgtgtggggggggggcggtATTCACTTCAATGTGGCTCATAATGGTAAAACATGATGAAGAGTACTGGCAGGAATGTTCACAACTATATGTGTATACATGAGAGAAGATGAAGTATCCATTAAATATAGCCAAGTCTTAGCACAGATGACTGAAAACACGCTGGTTAAGGTtggaaaatattaaaacagagtgttgacttgcATGTCGCTGGGTTTGGTTTTGTCGTCCCTGTTCACCACCCCACTTCAGGCTGtttgcttttccaaaaggtctctTCATATAATTCTTAAATTGTGGTTTATGGAAACCAAGAGCGACCGCCACTGTGTAAAAATTTCTTCTATTTATATCCTTGCAAAACATGCATTCCCAGAAatatttctttcttcccctttctcttctctttcctgaGAATTAGTGTGCTCTGTTTTTTGTCTCTAAATATTCTTGTCAGATGCCCTGATCTAGAAATCCATGTGCATCCTGTGTGCTGAGGGTACCTCATGCCTTTGAATAACAGAATCTAATTTTTTCTTATGGATCAGCTCCTGAATAGGGGAAGCTCTTGCATATGGAGAGATCACATCACATATGGGACTCCTACATCCCTTACCAAATCCTAGACAGAGTTAACTCTTCCTTAACTTTAGAATTCAGAAGGCTCACTCTTTTGTTCATTCCTTTTAACAGAACCCTTGTTGCTCTGTGGGTGTTAGTTTAACTGGTGAAAGAAGTAGAAGTGTACTGCATCTggccccttcctctctcttctaGTCCTTGAAACTATCTGATTCAATGAAGCCAATCATGTGGATTGCCCAGTTCTGTGGGTTGGGCCAACATGGAAGGCTGTAGACTCCACTGAAGTCTTCTGCTTGAGCTTAAAGCAAAAAGCACATCAGTTTTAGAGCTTCACTATACATGCTTTCCAATTATAAAGTGTTTGCCTATCTTGTGAATAATTCCAAACTTGACAATGTCTATAGGTAGTTGGTGGTTGAGGAGCAGAAAAGAAATTTTAGTCAAGGAATTTCAGCTATCTCTTTGGATAATGATGATTTTGATTTCCAAATCAATAGTTGCTGATATTCCCAAAACAATGTTAAGCCATATATGGTCACAACTTCATTGAAGTGATTCGGCTTGTTTGGGCATAGAGATGGATCGATTTGTGGGAGCAGGTAGACTTCGTCACTCCAAATGCAGAGGTCCTTGAAAACTTTGGAAAGGTTTAGAAGAATTCGTATAGCTCTCTGAAAGACAGAGTTATTTCCAAGTGGTAGGAAAGGGGTACCACCCAATAGTTCACAGAACAATGCCATCTGTCTTCTTCAATCTTTACTATTCCCAAGATTTGGCAAGCAGGCATTCAGCAGATAGATATACTAATTCAggaattctcaaactttttcagccacagattcctttttgaagcaaaagtttcttgtggagtcccaagaaatgtttatatattatatataattgatatatatatatatgtgtgtgtgtgtgtgtgcgtgtgtgtgtgtattgttataactttaaaagtttatatataatatatgtaatgtgtgtgtgtgtatatatatatatatatatatatatatatatatatatatataatatatatatttaaatgtttatatattataattgagaaatgtttacacagtgtattatattatattatattatatttttatattatatataaaaaggtgCGAGCTGGGAAAGGGAGCGAGAACTGTGCACTCAAGCAAAGCTACAATCTAACCCCATGCTAGGAGCACATGTATATCTTCTAGCCattcctcctcccctttcctccTCATGGGGAAAGAGCACCCTGCCGTCACTGTACATGTGCGGAAGGAAAGCGAAAGGCGGTGGTGGAGTGACCAGCCAATcagtgcctccctccctgcctctgtGTGCTCTTGAAGGAGGAGCAGGAATGGGAGGTAGGGAGGGAATCATGGAACCCCTAGCTTTTCTTCACAAAGCCctaagggctccacagagcacagtttgagaaccgctgTTAATTCATGTTGCTCCAGTGCAGAACCGAAATTGTACTGGAACTATCATCAATGTATACATTTATGGCCTTTTCTTCCCAAGAAGTGTGTCTCATTTATATGTTCTGCCTTCTCTCTATACCCCTCTCTCCAGTTCTGCATTCACTTCTAAAATACTAAAAGATGTAGTGCTCATAAAGGAAAATATAGATTGAGCATCccatatccagaattccaaaatactctaaaatctgaaatgatggtttcagtgtacacaaatgtTTTACATGcaaagttatttaaaatattgtatatgtaccatcaagctatgtgtataaaatacagtacatacaAAATATGAATGAATTTCACTGGGTCTCACCTCCAAAATGTCTCATTACGTGTGATATATACAAgtgctccaaaatctaaaattcaaATCTGGTCACTAGtacttcagataagggatgctaaaCCTGTAATTCTGAAAAGGaatccctctccctctttccttctctccctctttatCTCTTGCTTCAAATCTGTATAATTACTTCAGAATTCAGCCAGGTAAATACACACATAGATTTTTATTTGGTTACTTTGAAGGTGCAATAGCAAAGTGCTTTCTTCTCCACTCACTCCTGCATGGCCCCATTTTGCTCTTTTAATTGCAATAGTTTTCCAGCTCATATAGGGAACAGGTATTTTCACAGCATTGCTGCACAATTCCTCTCTTCACCTTCTGAAAGTCCTGTGGCTGGAATGGCAGGGTTTCCACTTCATTCTGTAGAGACCCACTCGCTACCATAGGAAGAGAAAACACCAAGTTAAAATGCATCTTTGAAAGATATTTCGGTAAAAGATGGTTGGACCAGTTTTagaaaatgttttccttttatcAGAATTGGGGAACGTGGCCCTCCAGATCTTTTGAATCAGATTTGGCTCCACTAAACCCCACAAATAAGCACTGATTATTTTTAATTCCCTTCTGCTTTTCCATACTACCTTGCCTTCAAATTTATCTCAAACAAGACACTCtctcaaaaaataataaaacattttcttAAAAAAGTGATGAGGTTCTGTGTTCTGCCTGATTTATAATCTATCTGGCCAATTTAGACAATGGCATATTTGACTCATAAACATGAATAGGCTTTTATCTTCTTTCTGTAACAGTCCAAGATATGGACACTTGTCAGGTCATCCAGAGAGCAAACATTTCCACAATTTCAGTTAAAGAATATGGGAGCTATTAATAGATGTTGTTTGCATAACAGCAGCAGAGAACTCACCCTTATTCATATTATTTTGTAAGTTAAATGTTATATACATTTTTATGCTAGATACTCTGGCCACATTAATAGTGACACTTGCCTAGTGGAACCTTATGCCCAGCTTTCTAATTACCCAGTCTCATTTTCTTCACCAGGGTAAGACCAGGCTCAAGAGCAGGGTAGAGTTTTGTCTTGATTTGGGATAGTGCAACAGAACATTCAAAAGTGTAGAGAGCTCAacagaattgaatgtttgccaattttttgttgtaaaccgccctgggtcccctcggggagattgagtgggatagaaataatgttgctattattattataaaatatattccccaacatgttattattatttgcctaggGATATAACCCAttaatatttatatacagtagagtctcacttatccaacactcgcttatccaacattctggattatccaacgcatttttgtagtcaatgttttcaatacatcatgatattttggtgctaaattcataaatacagtaattactacatagcattactgcgtattgaactactttttctgtcaaatttgttgtctaacatgatgttttggtgcttaatttgtaaaatcataacctaatttgatgtttaataggcttttccttaatgcctccttattatccaacatatttgcttatccaacattctgctggcccgtttatgttggataagtgagactctactgtaaaggcTGGATTTAACCCCTCTCCCATAACAAGATTCTCTACCTCCAGATTTATGAGCTCAGTGCTGAAAAGATAGAATGAAACTCTTGATTTGTGTTATTTAAGAAGTTAGAAAAAATACCTAGGGGCTGTTCAATGTTCCGACGTGTTTTGGGAGAATAGTAGAAGCCTCGGTCACCACATACAAGGTAGAGAGCTTCCACTAGATGAGAGCCACATAGATGCTGATTGGGAAGAGCGTAACTAATGGTAGGAGCAGAAACAGCAATCAAAACAAGGAGAGGCAGAGAGCTGATCCAGAGAGTCATGGTGATATAGGAGAGACCTTGGAAAAAGAGTGGAGAAAAGTGGGGTTAGAAGGGAGAGGCAGCATGATGTCTTGGAATCTTAAAAATATCTTGAGTTTGAACTATCACAGCTCTTACCTTTCTTCATTGGTAAAAGTTTTAATGATAAAACACTAATGACAGTTGAATTCAGACCTTGTTTAGCCCATTGAAGACCATTCAACATGCTATATTTTTCATAATGGGTACACTTAAGCATATACAGCATTTATATACACACTTTAATGTAGTGCTTGTCATATACATGGCTCAAATTGTGCATGTGGTAGAAAGCTGACTTgaaaagaaaacatatatttgCTGCTACTCAACATTTGATATTGAAGCATAACAGAGTGACTGCACAGATATGAGATGCCAGTTTTCATCTTTGTGCATTCCTTAGCAAGTCACATCAACACATTACAAGCAAGGCAGAAGTCCTAGCTGGGATGATTCTGTGACATCTGAAGTGTTAGGGAAAGCAAATTGCCATATTTGGGGTTGCTTCTAATGTATGTGAGGCTGTTCACTGCTTTTGGGGCTTGCAGGTGGCTGTGGACAGGAAGAAGCAAACATTAATCTGGGATAACATGAAGACCACATAGTTGCTATCTCTGCAATATAAGGACAGGTAAGTGAGGCACCTGCAAGTCATTATGGATGGATTATAAGTACATAGGCCAAGATTCTATATGGCCATGCATAGTGCAAGACTTTTTCTACAGTTTAACTGTCACTATCCCAAGGACCCATCGTGTCCTTAAAATACACACCCACAAGCTATAGCATTGCTAATGGAGAGCAGAGGGGACTGCGAAAACTCCTGGTTATGTTCTGATATACAGACACAGACCAAGTACATCTTGCACTGAGATCTGATAGGGCTATCCGGAGATCTCAACTGCTGATGTCATTTGTCTGCATCTAACTATGGGGTTATAGCCAGGTGTTTTCCTTTGTTCTCCAGCAGCAATGAATAGTTGTTAGGCTGTTCTTATAACTCCCAATGGCAACTAAGGGAAGAAAAATTCTATGAGTACCTGAGAGTTCTGCATAACTCATGGCAGAAGAGAGAAACCTTGTACAAGTCAAGCAACAAGTTATGCCATTTGGCAGCCAATACTTAACTATGTCTTTTCAAAAACTTGGCTGTTTTTAAATGTTACTCATAATTATTATAACTGCTGCTTTTTTCCATGTTTCTAAGATCTCTGaagtatttctttccttttttccagaCTTTGGGTTAACTGACAGTCaccttggaatttttaaaaaagtggtgTGGCAAGATGACTGGGAATCTATTTTGTGATTTTCCTTAGGATTATGTAAATAAAACCACAAAACGCCATTCCATAAATAGAACACTTTAACAGGACAATGAATGTTGACCTCTGAAGTTTAAACCCGCCTCATATTCAGAATACTAGTTTTATAAAGTAACACATTTGCCATCATACTTGTGAAGTAAACAGTAATAATTGTGTATTACTTTAAGAGTGATCTGCTACTTCTTgctatttcttaattttttaaatgtcaaaaaTAGACAAATGGTCTGAAACTATTTTGAGATAATAAACATTACACAAAAAGTGACaatattcatttgttttgttatttcaCAAAAAGACCACTGTTTCACTCGTCTTATCTACAAAAAGTGACATATTAGAAATAACACCTTTATTTGGTAACATGTTACTTCCAAGTTCTCAATCCAACCCTATGTTCTATACTGAAAATACTGGAGAAATCAGACTTACCTATCCAAGAGGATGATGAGGAAGAATTTGGAGTTTGGAGACAGGAAAGGAAACAAGTGACTTCTGTCTCTTCTTCTTTCCATATTTATAATCCCTTCAGTGGTCCCAGTGACATAAAATTTGATCAAAGCCCCACCTTTGGTCCAGGCACAATTTTTTGCTGGTTGAGCACATTACGTCTTTCAGTTTTAATAGTGGGGAGAAATAGGTGCAACAGTTTGCAGTTTCCATCTCATTACACTAGCAAACTGTATTTGCTTCTCAGAAATCCTCCCCTAAGTTGCTGTGACCCTTTTAGCTGGGGTGGTAATGGGGCTATTAAAGTGCCGTGATTATACTAATGCTGGGCAATAGTCACTGCTACAATTGAGATGGCCACCAAAGATGTTAGTCCTAGCAGCTGTTTCTGAAGTGCAGAATTAAGGAAAAGTAAACATGTTAACATGTCAGGCTAATTTCTTATCCGCTGGGTAACTGGTGATGGGAGAAAGCTGTTAATGAGAGATTGCTGTACCCAGGTGTTAAAGAGGAAAGAAAACACTTCATTAAAGCAAAGGATAACTGAGGCCACATTTCCTCTCTATTTGAAAGCAAAAAGATAAAATAGCAGGTATGGAGATATTATGCAGGGAGCAGAACAATCCTGCCTCTGAACTGAGAAGTTGCCATGGTGTAAGAATACATTTTATGTAGCACAATAGAAGAATCAATATATGTACTTCTTTATAGGGAATATGAACAGGTTCAAAAAAGATAACCAAAACCATGAGTTGAAAAACAAAGAGTCTGGCACcttaaaacatgttttgtttggCATATACTTTTATGGATTCCTATCCATATGAGTCATAAAAATACATCTGGAGCTACTGAttagcatggctatcatgtctagaAAATGATCCAAGGGCTGAAGCAACCTTCAAGGTGTTGTGGCTTTGAGGACAAAATATGCAtaggttttttttcccttccttctctcatgAAATGGGAACCTAAAGTAATTCACTAATGCTGAATGGTGGTCACAAGGGTACAAAAGTAGGAATTCCTTTTGTTTTCTTGCCCTGCTTGTGGCTTCCAATAGGAACCCACATATGCCCCTGGAGCAAGATGATCCTTTGGTTTGATCCAGCAGGACAATACTTCTCTTCTTACACTCTCTAGTGCCAGATCTGCAGGGACATTTTCTTCTACATTTTTCAACTGAA
Encoded here:
- the ins gene encoding insulin — its product is MTLWISSLPLLVLIAVSAPTISYALPNQHLCGSHLVEALYLVCGDRGFYYSPKTRRNIEQPLASGSLQNEVETLPFQPQDFQKVKRGIVQQCCENTCSLYELENYCN